Below is a window of Haloglycomyces albus DSM 45210 DNA.
GGAAGGTCGCGACCCAAGGGTGCGGATGATCGGCCGGTTCCAGTTCTCCATTGTTGAGTGCGCGCACCAGCTCGGTGATGTTTCCCCATTCGCCGTAGTAGTTGACGACGTTCGCCGTTTCCAAGGGGTCGTCCTCCTCACCCCACCCGAAGAAGCCGGGCGATCCGGAAGTGAACAGGACAGCCGCCAAAAGCGGAATGAGCAGTACCGACCGATTTCGCTTGGACATAGGGTTCTCCTTGAGAAAATACACTCGCTGCGTGGATTGGCTTCCTCCTCCACTCGTGAAAGAGCAGGGGATTTCAACCGCTGTCACCGGTTGACGCACGGCCCCTCGCGGGTGTGCCGGTTCCTGCTTCTCAGAACGGCGAACACCGTGTCTCCACAGGCTGAGGCCGCAAGCCCTGCGGCCGTGATCGGCGCGACCCCTCCCGTTTAGACCTTTATGGGGGATTTCGCACGCCGCACCCGAAATTACCCGGTGTGACGCCGCGGGGCGGCTCAATACGGCGCGTCAGGGACATGACGCGCCTCACACGTACGAGCCGATGACCTCACCGTCCGCAATCCGGTTGCGCAATCGCCCCCTCAAATGAGCTACATTCGTATTCGCCCTCCGCTTGCTCACCGAAATGGACGGTTACGTGCTCACAGTCTTCCTGATCTTCTGCACCCTGGCGCTCGCCTCCGTCGTCCGCACCACGGCTGGATTCGGATTCTCCCTCGTGGCGGTACCGCCGCTGAGTCTCTTGACCGACCCTGTCACCGCCGTCATCACCGCGATATTCATGGCCGGTCCCCTCAGCATCTGGATCGCCTTGAAAGATCGACACCACATCGACAGGCGCATCGCCACCACGGCCGTTCTGGCGTGCATCGCCGGTGTTCCCGTGGGAGTGTGGATCCTCAATATTCTGTCGGCACAGGCGCTCACCATCGCCATCGCCGTCGTCGTACTGGCCTGCACCGCCTTGGTGTGGAAACGGGTCGTGATCTCCGGCGGACTGCCCGTCGTGGCCGGCATCAGTGCCTTTTCCGGGATTTCCTTCGCCTCCACCGGAATCGACGGACCGCCCATGGTCGCCGCCATGCAGGGAATGCGTCTCGAGCCTCGGGTGCAACGTGCGACCCTTGCGGTCGTATTCGCCACCACCAGCGTCTGCTCGGTCATTGGTTTCGGAGTGAGCGGACAGCTCACCGGCGATCTGATCACCACCTTGGCGGTGGGAGTCCCGGCGTTCGGAGTGGGGATCGTCGCCGGAGAGTACCTCTTCAGCAGGTTCAACGCCGAACGATTCCGTCAGGCCGTCCTGGGGCTGTTGATCGTCAGCTCGGTCTCGGTCATTTCGAGTGTGTTGACCGCCTGAACACCCTCACGTCGCACGCGAGCGTCAGCCTTGCCGCAACACGTCATAACTCAGGCGAACCATCAACACCGACACCACGATCAACAACATGATGCGGACGAACGACGTCCCACGCCGCAAGGCGGTTCGTGCCCCCAAGTAGGCGCCGAAGGCGTTTCCGCCCATCAACGCCAGTCCCAACAACCACCACACGTGTCCCAAGAAACCGAATACGAGCAGGGCACCGATATTGGTGGCGGCGTTGACGACCTTGACATGGGCCGCCGACGTGACGTAGTCGTATCCCAAGATCCCGGTGAACGCCAGTGCCAGAAAGATACCGGTCCCGGGGCCGAGGATTCCGTCGTAGAACGCGATGACCAGACCGGCCGTCACGACCAGTCCCACCGCACGTTGCGTCGTCAGCAACACCGGCGTGGTATTCAAACCGAAGGTCGGACGGGCCAGGATGAATACGGCCACGATGCCCAGCACACCGATAATGATCGGGCGCAGTACGTTTGAAGAGACCACTCCGGCCAGTGCCGCGCCCAGACCGGAGCCCGCCAGAGCCGTTCCCACCGTGGGCCACAACAAGCGATGATTGAGCTTGACCTTACGCCCGTACGTCACCGCCGCCGTCGTGGTACCGGCCACCGATCCGAGTTTATTGGTTCCCAACAAGGTGGCCACCGGAGCTTGCGGGTACGCCACCATCAGGGCGGGAAGCTGTAGCAAGCCCCCGCCGCCCACTACGGCGTCAACCCAACCGGCCGCCACCGCAGCAAGAATGAGGAGCCCGAATACAGCATCAACGTCCACAATGATGACGGTACTTCACATTACCGGCAGCATTGTTGTCCGAACCGTTGGACCGAGACGTCCTACACAGGACCACAGGCACCCGCGACTACGGGCCGGGCACGCTTCAGTAGGCCCCGCGCGAGCGCATGACGGCCGTGACGGTGCGCAGCATGATGACGAAATCAAGCGACAACGTCCAATTCTCCACATATCGCAGATCCAGACGTACCGCTTCGTCCCAGGACAGATCCGAACGCCCCGACACCTGCCACAAACCGGTCATTCCCGGCTTGACCACCAGACGACGGCGCACGTCCGGGGAATAAGCGGCGACTTCCGTCGGAAGAGGCGGACGCGGACCGACCAGACTCATATCGCCCTTCAGAACATTGAACAACTGCGGCAGTTCATCGATCGACAATCGACGCAGGTACGTTCCCACCGGAGTCACCCGAGGATCTTCTCGCATTTTGAATAGAACGCCGTCGCTCTCATTCTGTTCCTGCAATTGAGCAAGCCGCCGCGAAGCGTCCAGGTACATGGAACGGAACTTCCATATGGTGAACGGTTTACCGTCGCGCCCGATACGCTCCTGGCAATAAAACGCCGCGCCACTCGACGTCAATCGGATCAGAGCGATCGTCACCAGGAACACCGGCGACAGGAAGGTGATCAGGAGGGCGGCACCCACCCGATCGGTGCACTCCTTCAACCAGCGCCGCACACCAGTCAGACGGACATGGTCCAGGTGCAGCATGGGTAGACCGTCCACCGGGCGAATCGACGTGCGTTCCCCACCGATGTCCACCATCGCCGACGCCACGATCAACTCCGTGTCGCAGCGCTCCAGATCCCAGGACAAACGCCGCAGGCGAGTGCCGTCGAACTCCGGTGAGGTCAACACCAAAACCACGTCCGCGTCGACTTCCTCCACGGCTCCGGCGATGCGTTCGAAACCCCCGCAGACTCTGATGTGGAAATCCAGCAACGAGCCACGTGCCTCGCCGTCGGGGACACAGGCGGCCACCACCTTGAGCCCGTGGTAACGTTCACGGCTCAACTGCGCCACCAATTCGGCGGTGGGCAATTCATGGCCCACCACCAAGACTCGCTTCAAACAGTTACCTTTGGCGCGCTCACCATGCAGCCATTTACGCCAACAGAAACGAAATACGATCGTCAAGAGCGCTGTAGTCGGAATCGA
It encodes the following:
- a CDS encoding sulfite exporter TauE/SafE family protein, which gives rise to MLTVFLIFCTLALASVVRTTAGFGFSLVAVPPLSLLTDPVTAVITAIFMAGPLSIWIALKDRHHIDRRIATTAVLACIAGVPVGVWILNILSAQALTIAIAVVVLACTALVWKRVVISGGLPVVAGISAFSGISFASTGIDGPPMVAAMQGMRLEPRVQRATLAVVFATTSVCSVIGFGVSGQLTGDLITTLAVGVPAFGVGIVAGEYLFSRFNAERFRQAVLGLLIVSSVSVISSVLTA
- a CDS encoding TSUP family transporter produces the protein MDVDAVFGLLILAAVAAGWVDAVVGGGGLLQLPALMVAYPQAPVATLLGTNKLGSVAGTTTAAVTYGRKVKLNHRLLWPTVGTALAGSGLGAALAGVVSSNVLRPIIIGVLGIVAVFILARPTFGLNTTPVLLTTQRAVGLVVTAGLVIAFYDGILGPGTGIFLALAFTGILGYDYVTSAAHVKVVNAATNIGALLVFGFLGHVWWLLGLALMGGNAFGAYLGARTALRRGTSFVRIMLLIVVSVLMVRLSYDVLRQG
- a CDS encoding sugar transferase — protein: MTNSGVSDYEIPSQISSGRGRVYSVNSFAVPGTGRRQSKPAPWQRRYLWGIVSTDILAGMLGAVAGFVTRFGDFSDHSRIYALGVVALPILWIALLGMSRAFETRYLFVGTDEYQRVVRGFLAIIAVVAVVSYALEIPTSRIFVVISIPTTALLTIVFRFCWRKWLHGERAKGNCLKRVLVVGHELPTAELVAQLSRERYHGLKVVAACVPDGEARGSLLDFHIRVCGGFERIAGAVEEVDADVVLVLTSPEFDGTRLRRLSWDLERCDTELIVASAMVDIGGERTSIRPVDGLPMLHLDHVRLTGVRRWLKECTDRVGAALLITFLSPVFLVTIALIRLTSSGAAFYCQERIGRDGKPFTIWKFRSMYLDASRRLAQLQEQNESDGVLFKMREDPRVTPVGTYLRRLSIDELPQLFNVLKGDMSLVGPRPPLPTEVAAYSPDVRRRLVVKPGMTGLWQVSGRSDLSWDEAVRLDLRYVENWTLSLDFVIMLRTVTAVMRSRGAY